A region from the Nostoc sp. HK-01 genome encodes:
- a CDS encoding beta-Ig-H3/fasciclin translates to MADIVDIAVGNDAFKTLVTAVQVAGLVETLKSPGPFTVFAPNDEAFAKLPPGTIQTLVQNIPQLTRILKYHVVSGKLTKDDLAKLGTVTSVEGSTIKIDCSEGFEIKNATVLAADIDADNGIIHVIDTVILPG, encoded by the coding sequence ATGGCTGATATTGTTGATATTGCAGTAGGTAACGATGCTTTCAAAACTTTGGTAACTGCTGTACAAGTGGCTGGTTTAGTCGAGACATTAAAAAGTCCAGGGCCGTTTACAGTCTTCGCCCCAAATGATGAGGCTTTTGCCAAGTTACCACCAGGAACAATCCAAACTCTAGTGCAGAATATTCCACAACTGACAAGAATTTTAAAGTATCACGTCGTCTCAGGGAAGTTGACCAAAGATGATTTAGCAAAACTCGGTACAGTTACCTCTGTAGAAGGTTCAACCATTAAAATAGATTGTTCTGAAGGATTTGAAATCAAAAATGCTACTGTCTTAGCCGCAGATATCGATGCTGATAATGGAATAATTCATGTTATTGATACAGTGATTTTGCCAGGTTAA
- a CDS encoding aspartate aminotransferase, producing the protein MTDDKLISRMQAVQSPIIPVVGELIQNSPGTISLGQGVVSYSPPPQAIELLPKFLAEPTNNLYKAVEGIPPLLTALTAKLSAFNGIEINDDNCIVVTAGSNMAFMNAILAITCPGDEIILNTPYYFNHEMAITMAGCRVVLVETDENYQLRPEALAAAITPKTRAIVTISPNNPTGVVYSEAALRQVNQICSDRHIYHISDEAYEYFTYNGVKHVSPGAFAGSSNHTISLYSLSKAYGFASWRIGYMVIPKHLLVAVKKVQDTILICPPVVSQYAALGALQAKDEYLKENIGAIAKVRQLVIDSLNHLQGLCTIAQADGAFYFFLKVHTQMDAFELVKRLIQEYKVAVIPGTTFGMENACYLRVAYGALQENTAKAGIERLVYGLQNII; encoded by the coding sequence ATGACTGATGATAAGTTGATTTCTCGGATGCAGGCGGTTCAGTCGCCCATAATTCCTGTGGTTGGGGAACTGATTCAAAATTCTCCGGGAACCATTTCTCTCGGACAGGGTGTAGTCTCCTACAGTCCACCACCACAAGCGATTGAACTTTTACCCAAGTTCTTAGCGGAACCGACGAATAATCTGTACAAAGCTGTTGAGGGAATTCCGCCTTTATTAACTGCATTGACAGCAAAATTGTCAGCTTTTAACGGTATTGAAATTAATGATGACAACTGCATTGTTGTGACAGCCGGAAGCAATATGGCGTTTATGAACGCGATTTTGGCAATTACTTGTCCTGGTGATGAAATTATTCTGAATACGCCATATTATTTCAACCATGAAATGGCTATTACAATGGCGGGTTGTCGTGTGGTGTTGGTAGAGACGGATGAAAATTACCAATTGCGTCCAGAAGCATTAGCCGCAGCCATTACGCCTAAAACACGGGCAATTGTCACAATTTCTCCTAATAATCCTACAGGTGTTGTTTATTCCGAAGCTGCTTTGCGCCAAGTAAATCAAATTTGTAGCGATCGCCATATCTACCATATCAGCGATGAAGCTTATGAATATTTTACTTATAACGGAGTCAAACACGTTTCACCAGGGGCATTTGCTGGCAGTAGCAATCATACAATTTCTCTCTACAGCCTTTCTAAAGCTTATGGTTTTGCGAGTTGGCGCATTGGCTACATGGTAATTCCCAAACATTTACTTGTGGCTGTCAAAAAAGTTCAAGATACAATTTTGATTTGTCCGCCTGTGGTTTCGCAGTATGCAGCTTTAGGCGCATTGCAGGCCAAAGATGAGTATTTAAAAGAAAATATCGGGGCGATCGCTAAAGTACGCCAGTTAGTAATAGACTCGCTGAACCATCTCCAAGGTTTATGTACTATTGCTCAAGCTGATGGTGCGTTTTATTTCTTTCTCAAAGTGCATACTCAAATGGATGCGTTTGAGTTGGTGAAACGATTAATTCAAGAATACAAAGTTGCTGTGATTCCTGGTACAACTTTTGGGATGGAAAATGCTTGCTATTTACGAGTTGCTTATGGGGCGCTACAAGAAAATACAGCCAAAGCAGGGATAGAAAGATTAGTTTATGGTTTGCAGAATATTATTTAA